A stretch of the Candidatus Thermoplasmatota archaeon genome encodes the following:
- a CDS encoding RNA-binding domain-containing protein: MFYRITFRTYCYATEALEKVEKALQFVTRSNNITKTKLSGYYGNPVIVLETELNTANDCNNFFSALEKSVVKKLITELEARTDEDCNFYIRFDKQKAFEQEYQLTEGGDTIATRCKLKVFPPKKEIAILKLKEFLENLYH, from the coding sequence ATGTTTTATCGTATAACTTTCAGAACTTACTGCTATGCAACAGAGGCGCTAGAAAAAGTGGAGAAGGCATTGCAATTTGTGACTCGTTCCAATAATATAACAAAAACCAAGCTCTCAGGCTATTACGGAAATCCTGTTATAGTATTAGAGACAGAGCTTAATACCGCGAACGACTGCAATAACTTTTTCAGCGCTCTTGAAAAGTCCGTGGTTAAGAAACTAATTACAGAGTTAGAGGCAAGAACAGACGAGGATTGCAATTTTTACATTAGATTTGACAAGCAGAAAGCTTTTGAACAAGAATATCAGCTGACTGAGGGAGGAGATACTATTGCAACAAGATGCAAATTGAAGGTGTTTCCTCCTAAAAAGGAAATTGCAATATTAAAGTTAAAAGAGTTTTTAGAAAATTTATACCATTAG
- a CDS encoding right-handed parallel beta-helix repeat-containing protein, giving the protein MSAIVGVVGNEEVGAKEVKSVGVEKGLTEHEPILIDGNENFTAENGVSNPSAAGTESDPYIIENWDIDASTANGIEIRDTTKYFIIRNCVIHDGKSNGHYGIRFSWVANGKIQNTTAYSNSYGIYLYISSNNQITNCTSHNNKEGVMLFTNSNNNQILNCTSYNNPGWGISLSGSSNNELVNCRSYNNDGGVSLLGSPYTKLRNNLIYILLIKFAKGIILSG; this is encoded by the coding sequence TTGAGCGCGATTGTTGGGGTTGTGGGAAATGAGGAAGTTGGTGCTAAAGAGGTAAAATCTGTGGGCGTTGAGAAGGGGCTTACGGAGCATGAGCCGATTTTGATTGATGGCAACGAAAATTTTACGGCTGAAAACGGCGTGAGCAATCCTAGTGCGGCGGGAACGGAGAGTGATCCGTACATTATTGAAAACTGGGATATAGATGCGAGCACAGCAAACGGCATAGAGATAAGAGATACCACAAAATATTTCATTATAAGGAACTGCGTAATTCACGATGGGAAAAGCAACGGTCATTATGGGATCCGCTTCTCTTGGGTAGCCAATGGAAAAATCCAAAACACCACTGCATACAGCAATTCATACGGCATCTATCTTTATATATCATCCAATAACCAAATAACAAACTGTACAAGCCACAATAACAAGGAGGGAGTAATGCTTTTTACTAACTCAAATAACAATCAAATCCTAAATTGTACAAGTTATAACAACCCGGGATGGGGCATCTCTCTTTCAGGATCATCTAATAACGAATTAGTAAACTGTAGGAGCTATAACAACGATGGGGGTGTCTCCCTTTTAGGCTCTCCATATACTAAACTTAGAAATAATCTCATTTATATCCTATTAATCAAGTTCGCAAAAGGAATTATTTTGAGTGGATAA
- a CDS encoding helix-hairpin-helix domain-containing protein yields the protein MARKIDKIYSGGKLVKIVISGEEVVEKPAETAKVEVGVEAGLEKEKVIEIFIKIPTITKKKALALYDAGIKSLRELALAPTEKLLAIKEITIEDIKAIKSGLKGIYEEPAPSLGLKIAGKKILTGAKAVGGKIVSVSKKGLSYAKKGAAATKAKLKSAYKKLTAPEEEVKAVKVRKKRRKGKAKLHRRRTRTK from the coding sequence ATGGCGAGAAAAATAGATAAAATATATTCTGGCGGAAAACTAGTAAAGATAGTAATTTCTGGAGAAGAAGTCGTTGAGAAACCTGCAGAAACGGCGAAAGTCGAAGTCGGTGTCGAGGCAGGGCTGGAAAAAGAAAAAGTAATAGAAATATTCATAAAAATTCCTACAATAACAAAGAAGAAAGCTCTTGCGCTATATGATGCTGGAATAAAATCTTTGCGCGAGCTTGCTTTAGCTCCTACTGAGAAACTGCTGGCTATTAAAGAAATTACTATTGAAGACATTAAAGCTATCAAAAGTGGGCTAAAGGGGATTTACGAAGAACCGGCTCCCAGCCTAGGATTGAAAATAGCCGGTAAAAAGATATTAACTGGGGCTAAAGCAGTAGGCGGAAAAATAGTATCTGTAAGTAAAAAAGGATTGAGCTACGCAAAAAAAGGCGCTGCAGCTACAAAAGCTAAACTCAAAAGCGCTTATAAAAAACTAACGGCTCCTGAAGAAGAGGTCAAAGCTGTAAAAGTTAGGAAGAAAAGGAGAAAAGGAAAAGCTAAGCTGCATAGAAGAAGAACACGAACAAAATAA
- a CDS encoding ATP-binding protein — MEQVGVIYGSASTTTFEFAATTQIKRNSYVEVEHEHIPVLFTVSDVRRISDITFEDARRISKGERIKSIDKLSATAHVVGYRDEKAVLQVPRTPLQTGIPVWNASDALIRNTLGLSERGIYLGLLRWHDIQVRLDAELLTKKHVSILAKTGSGKSYLTGVVVEELLKHKMPCIIIDPHNEYYSLIHPNLNEQELKEMERFKIKPRSYAENIVVYSPDIKINRNALPLRFSGTNLDAREIIEYTSIKSSTHIGLLRKALLNLRAEKARYSIEDIKKELESEANPAKWSLITRLELLEATDLFKEPATSIRDLIKEGQATIINLRGITPEIQEIVVSILAKELFELRKLNQIPPAVIILEEAHNFCPQNAQAISTSILRTIASEGRKFGLGLCVVSQRPAIVDKNILSQCGIQIILKVTNPNDLKTIVASFEGLTTSAFEDIQRLPIGVAMIVGGNIPLPILLDIRVRETKHGIPEEELVTKKIEPHGEVYGEEAQVGAGLGEEETLVKKGKRKKGFLAKILGEEEP, encoded by the coding sequence ATGGAGCAAGTTGGAGTAATTTACGGCAGTGCTAGCACAACCACATTTGAGTTTGCTGCTACTACCCAAATCAAAAGGAATAGCTACGTTGAAGTAGAGCATGAACATATCCCTGTGCTGTTTACGGTTAGCGATGTGAGAAGGATTTCAGATATAACTTTTGAAGATGCGCGTAGAATTTCTAAGGGCGAAAGAATAAAAAGTATTGATAAGCTATCTGCAACAGCTCATGTAGTAGGCTACCGTGATGAAAAGGCTGTGTTGCAAGTACCGAGAACTCCTTTGCAGACAGGAATACCGGTCTGGAATGCTAGCGACGCACTCATCAGAAATACTTTAGGGCTGAGCGAGAGAGGCATTTATCTAGGACTGCTTAGATGGCATGATATCCAAGTGCGCTTAGATGCAGAGCTCCTTACTAAAAAGCATGTGAGTATTTTAGCGAAGACAGGGAGCGGTAAATCATATCTTACAGGCGTTGTTGTAGAAGAGCTATTAAAGCACAAAATGCCGTGCATTATAATCGATCCTCATAACGAATATTACTCTTTGATACATCCAAACCTTAACGAGCAAGAGCTTAAAGAAATGGAAAGATTCAAAATAAAGCCGAGAAGCTATGCAGAAAATATTGTGGTTTATTCGCCTGATATTAAAATTAATCGCAACGCATTGCCTCTTAGATTTAGCGGCACTAACTTAGACGCAAGAGAGATTATTGAGTACACTTCTATAAAGAGCTCTACTCATATAGGACTGCTCAGAAAAGCGCTGTTGAATTTAAGAGCAGAAAAAGCTAGATATAGTATTGAAGATATAAAGAAAGAGCTTGAGAGCGAAGCTAACCCTGCAAAATGGAGTTTAATTACAAGACTAGAGCTTTTAGAGGCAACTGACCTTTTCAAAGAGCCTGCAACGAGCATTAGAGACCTTATAAAAGAGGGTCAGGCGACAATAATTAATTTAAGAGGTATTACACCTGAAATCCAGGAAATTGTGGTTTCTATTCTAGCTAAAGAGCTTTTTGAGCTTAGAAAACTCAATCAAATACCTCCAGCAGTTATTATTTTAGAGGAGGCTCATAACTTCTGCCCGCAGAATGCACAGGCTATTTCTACGAGTATTCTAAGAACTATTGCATCGGAAGGCAGAAAATTCGGATTAGGGCTTTGTGTTGTATCGCAAAGACCTGCAATTGTAGATAAAAACATACTCAGTCAATGCGGAATACAGATAATTCTGAAAGTAACGAATCCAAACGATTTGAAAACCATAGTTGCAAGTTTTGAAGGTCTCACTACAAGCGCTTTTGAAGATATTCAAAGATTACCGATTGGCGTAGCCATGATTGTAGGGGGCAATATTCCACTGCCTATCCTCTTAGATATTAGAGTAAGGGAAACGAAGCACGGCATACCTGAAGAAGAGCTTGTAACTAAAAAGATAGAACCGCATGGTGAAGTTTATGGGGAGGAAGCGCAAGTAGGAGCTGGGTTAGGAGAGGAGGAAACACTTGTAAAGAAGGGTAAAAGAAAGAAGGGCTTTTTAGCGAAAATATTGGGTGAAGAAGAGCCATGA
- a CDS encoding RDD family protein produces the protein MVRGIDIIGSNKSLQSHWIRRFVAAIIDGVIVAIVFLILCVLLLFRFLYGWVFWVLGAGLIFGVLWLLYFAVLEGLYGATVGKKLLKLKVLSASQQIGISKGFVRNISKIHWLFLLIDIILGLATDGDPRQRYLDRVANTLVARADIAEELPRIEVSLSKEEIISAFMKIPEITEKKAISLYNAGFRSFTDLAGASPEIILALPELTLKDLKNIKEAVKL, from the coding sequence ATGGTAAGAGGTATTGATATTATAGGCAGTAACAAAAGCTTGCAAAGTCATTGGATTAGAAGATTTGTAGCTGCAATAATAGATGGTGTTATTGTAGCAATAGTATTCTTAATACTTTGCGTGCTACTGCTATTCAGATTCTTGTACGGCTGGGTCTTTTGGGTGTTAGGAGCAGGGCTTATATTCGGGGTGCTGTGGCTACTATATTTTGCAGTTCTTGAAGGTCTATACGGCGCAACAGTCGGCAAAAAGCTGCTCAAATTAAAAGTACTTTCCGCTTCGCAACAGATTGGTATCTCAAAAGGCTTCGTCAGGAATATTTCGAAAATTCACTGGCTCTTCTTGCTAATCGATATTATTTTAGGACTTGCTACTGATGGCGACCCAAGGCAACGATATCTTGATAGAGTTGCAAATACTCTCGTTGCAAGGGCTGACATTGCTGAGGAACTGCCACGTATAGAAGTCTCGCTGTCCAAAGAAGAAATTATCAGCGCGTTTATGAAAATACCAGAAATAACTGAAAAGAAGGCAATCTCATTGTACAATGCCGGGTTTAGATCTTTTACTGACTTAGCCGGCGCTTCACCCGAGATTATTTTAGCATTGCCTGAGCTTACTTTAAAAGATTTGAAAAATATTAAAGAGGCTGTAAAATTATAG
- a CDS encoding ATPase domain-containing protein: MRIKTYVEGFDELLSGGIPHGSVVLISGTTGTMKSSFAYSILYNNARYGTKALYLALQQSEKNLLAQMENFGMTYENVAGSLYILDRYKIREGIEKHFKKTFFDTLLEHLLLLKQDFNYQLIAVDCLSALETISELERPRAEIFKFFEWLRKLDATSFLITEMSPDSKSYGGYDEGFLADGIIHLKMEEISEIKVQRRVKCVKLRTSLHSTDWYALFFSNGKFRVAEVISEVRE; this comes from the coding sequence ATGAGAATAAAAACGTACGTTGAAGGCTTTGATGAGCTACTCAGTGGAGGAATACCGCACGGAAGCGTTGTACTGATCTCAGGTACTACTGGTACAATGAAGTCTTCCTTTGCTTATTCTATACTCTACAACAACGCGCGCTACGGTACTAAGGCTCTGTATCTAGCCTTGCAGCAATCTGAAAAAAATTTACTGGCTCAGATGGAAAATTTTGGTATGACTTACGAAAATGTTGCAGGCTCGCTATACATACTTGATAGATATAAAATAAGGGAAGGTATAGAGAAACACTTTAAAAAGACCTTCTTCGACACCCTTTTAGAGCATTTACTACTCCTAAAGCAAGATTTTAATTACCAACTTATTGCTGTAGACTGCCTTTCAGCGCTAGAAACTATCTCAGAGCTTGAGCGCCCTAGAGCAGAGATATTCAAATTCTTCGAGTGGCTCAGAAAGCTAGATGCTACCTCTTTCCTCATTACAGAAATGTCTCCAGACTCAAAATCTTACGGAGGATATGATGAGGGTTTTCTTGCAGATGGTATTATTCATTTGAAAATGGAAGAGATTTCTGAAATAAAAGTTCAAAGAAGAGTTAAATGCGTTAAGTTAAGAACTTCTTTACATTCCACAGATTGGTACGCACTTTTCTTTAGCAACGGTAAATTCAGAGTAGCAGAAGTTATTAGTGAGGTAAGGGAATAG